A single window of Methylobacterium nodulans ORS 2060 DNA harbors:
- a CDS encoding HNH endonuclease, giving the protein MPRLSTLKPRLATLDPRTARPAPKAADAELQTPEHRAWRLAVLQRAGWRCEDCGAQGGRGGVRLFADHVIERQDGGALTDPSNGRCLCGSCHSRKTAAERARRMAERSAVAEPGRG; this is encoded by the coding sequence ATGCCCCGCCTCTCCACCCTCAAGCCCCGCCTCGCAACGCTCGATCCACGCACCGCCCGACCCGCCCCCAAGGCCGCGGATGCCGAGCTGCAGACCCCGGAGCACCGGGCCTGGCGCCTGGCCGTCCTGCAGCGGGCCGGCTGGCGCTGTGAGGATTGCGGCGCTCAGGGCGGCCGCGGCGGCGTCCGCCTCTTCGCCGATCACGTGATCGAGCGCCAGGACGGCGGTGCGCTCACGGATCCGAGCAACGGCAGGTGCCTATGCGGATCCTGTCACAGCCGAAAGACCGCGGCCGAGCGGGCGCGGCGGATGGCGGA